GACCTAGAGGTCCCCTCTGGAAAAGTGGTGGCGTTATTGGGGGCTAACGGCGCAGGCAAGACCAGCACCCTGGCCGCTATAGCTGGTCTTGTGCCTGCCCTAGGCCAAGTCTGGTTTGGGCAAGCGGAGATCAGCGATTTACCAACCCCTCAACGAGTGGCTCTAGGCCTTTCTCTAGTGCCTGAGGGAGGGGGGGTTTTTTCTAGGCTTTCGGTTGAGCAAAACCTTCAGCTGGGAGCCTACCGGCTCCGTGACCCTAAAGAGTACGGCCGCCGCTTAGAAAGGGTGTACACGCTTTTCCCCCGCCTTTATGAGCGGCGCTCCCAAGTCGCAGGTACCCTCTCGGGAGGGGAACGCCAAATGCTCGCCATTGGGCGGGCCCTTATGAGTCAACCCCGCTTCCTCATGGTGGATGAGCCTTCCCTCGGCCTATCTCCCCTGATGGTCGATGTGGTGTTTTCGGCCCTGGCCCAGCTACATCGGGAGGGGATAACCCTGCTCCTGGTTGAACAACGGGTGGTAGAGGCCTTGGAATTGGCCGACTATGCGTACGTGCTCCAAAGCGGGCGGATTGTCCTTTCAGGCCCTGCCGCTGAACTGAAAGCTTCGGACCACGTCCGCAAAGCGTACTTAGGACTTTAGGAGGTGCGGCGTGAGGGAAATCAGCGTTTTGGATGCTGCAACCTTGAGGCTTAGGGCTCGCAAGGGGCTTTACACGCAGCCCACAGCTGGTCAAGCCCCGGGGGCTTTGCAAACCAACCTCGTAGCCGTTCCTCAACGGTACGCTTTTGACTTCCTGCTTTTTGTTCAGCGCAACGCCAAAGCCCTTCCCTTGGTGGAGGTGTTAGAGGCCGGACGATACGAATCCCAACTGGCTCCTGGTTCTGATGTGCGTACCGATGTGCCGCGCTACTGGGTGTATCGCAATGGCATGAGGGTAGAGGAGGTGCTGGACGCGAGGGAGGTGTGGCGAGAGGATCTGGTGACTTTTCTCA
The DNA window shown above is from Thermus islandicus DSM 21543 and carries:
- a CDS encoding ABC transporter ATP-binding protein; translated protein: MLRVKGLSVSYGGVIAVSSLDLEVPSGKVVALLGANGAGKTSTLAAIAGLVPALGQVWFGQAEISDLPTPQRVALGLSLVPEGGGVFSRLSVEQNLQLGAYRLRDPKEYGRRLERVYTLFPRLYERRSQVAGTLSGGERQMLAIGRALMSQPRFLMVDEPSLGLSPLMVDVVFSALAQLHREGITLLLVEQRVVEALELADYAYVLQSGRIVLSGPAAELKASDHVRKAYLGL